The following are encoded in a window of Oncorhynchus mykiss isolate Arlee chromosome 31, USDA_OmykA_1.1, whole genome shotgun sequence genomic DNA:
- the LOC110505050 gene encoding beta-crystallin A1-2-like, translated as MHRTTRSPMMQTLVNSGMGIAPFFKVTVFEQEHFQGKCQEFTSECCNIHECGLDIIRSIRVESGAWVGFEHHDFQGQQFILERGEYPHWDAYSGSLSYHVERLMSLRPIYCASHMSSRMMIFERENFMGRSVELCDDYPSLQAMGWSMPEVGSMHVQCGAFVCYQFPGYRGQQYIMECERHSGDYQHWKNWGSHCQTPQIQSIRRIQH; from the exons ATGCACAGAACAACTAGATCCCCAATGATGCAAACCCTGGTCAACTCGGGAATGGGCATAGCTCCTTTCTTCAAG gtgaCTGTGTTCGAGCAGGAGCACTTCCAGGGCAAGTGTCAGGAGTTCACCTCTGAGTGCTGTAACATCCACGAGTGTGGTCTGGACATCATCCGCTCCatcagagtggagagtggagc ctGGGTGGGCTTTGAGCACCATGATTTCCAGGGCCAGCAGTTCatcctggagagaggagagtaccCCCACTGGGACGCCTACAGCGGCTCCCTGTCCTACCACGTGGAGCGTCTCATGTCCCTGCGTCCCATCTATTGTGCT tcccacaTGAGCAGTCGTATGATGATCTTTGAGAGAGAGAACTTTATGGGTCGCAGTGTTGAGCTGTGTGACGACTACCCCTCCCTGCAGGCCATGGGCTGGTCCATGCCCGAGGTCGGCTCCATGCACGTGCAGTGTGGCGC CTTTGTGTGCTACCAGTTCCCCGGCTACAGGGGCCAGCAGTACATCATGGAGTGTGAGAGACACAGTGGAGACTACCAGCACTGGAAGAACTGGGGCTCCCACTGCCAGACCCCCCAGATCCAGTCTATCCGCCGTATCCAGCATTAA
- the LOC110504157 gene encoding beta-crystallin B1-like, whose amino-acid sequence MSSDKSKAASQTDGKAAQSKKSEMGTMSYKMFVFDQENFQGRMVEISNECMNVCEMGMDRVRSLRVECGPFVGFEQMNLCGEHYILEKGEYPRWDSWSNCQKNDYLLSFRPVRMDPEKHKICLYEVGEFKGRKMEIMDDDVPSLFSYGFTDRVGSIMVSCGTWVGYQFPGYRGSQYLLEKGDFKHFNEYGARHPQFQSVRRIRDMQWHQQGCYTMASK is encoded by the exons ATGTCCAGTGATAAGTCCAAGGCTGCCTCCCAGACCGACGGGAAGGCTGCCCAGAGCAAGAAGTCCGAGATGGGCACGATGTCCTACAAG ATGTTTGTGTTCGACCAGGAGAACTTCCAGGGTCGCATGGTTGAGATCAGCAACGAGTGCATGAACGTGTGTGAGATGGGCATGGACCGCGTCCGCTCCCTCCGCGTTGAGTGTGGACC CTTCGTGGGCTTCGAGCAGATGAACTTATGTGGTGAGCACTACATCCTAGAGAAGGGAGAGTACCCCCGTTGGGACTCTTGGAGCAACTGCCAGAAGAACGACTACCTGCTGTCCTTCAGGCCCGTCCGCATG gACCCAGAGAAACACAAGATCTGCCTGTACGAGGTTGGAGAGTTCAAGGGTCgtaagatggaaatcatggacgATGACgttccctctctgttctcctacgGCTTCACCGACAGGGTCGGCAGCATCATGGTCAGCTGCGGAAC ctgggTGGGTTACCAGTTCCCTGGATACCGTGGCTCCCAGTACCTGCTGGAGAAGGGCGACTTCAAACACTTCAACGAGTACGGCGCCCGCCACCCCCAGTTCCAGTCCGTGAGGCGTATCCGTGACATGCAGTGGCACCAGCAGGGATGCTACACTATGGCCAGCAAGTGA